The window TGCTCATCGGTTGAGAGGACTTTGGCTTGTGGTGCCTCGCCGCCGATGGGAACGAAATGGAAAAGGGGACACGGAAGGAAGCGGTGTAAGACGTTAAAACGATACGGACGCCCTGGATGGCTTCCTGTCGCTCCATCACGCTTCACCTGCCAGCCGGAGAACTTCTTTCTCCAAATCTGGGTGCATGTAAAAATTGCTCCGCTTCATGGCTTCAAGCACGGGCTTTACTTCGCTCAAAACCCCCTGCTGCTTTGCGCGAACCAGCAAGCCAGCCGTGCCGATCATCCTGAGCCCCAGAGACTTTGCCCAACGGCGTGCTTTTCGATCATCCAGGATGAGCAGGCAATCCTGCTCGCTGGCCAGAGCAATGGCTTCCGCTTCCCCTTCATCCACGATAGTGGACAGCACCCGGATCAGCGCGGTGTTCCTGGGTGCGACCACGGTCAACCAATCGAGAGCTTTGCCGAATTCTTCCCGAACTCCAGGCGGAATCATAACGGGTTCGAAAAGTTCGCGAAGGATATCCAGTTGACCGATACGGTCCAGTATGATGAGACATGTGCTATCCGTCACGGCCGGCTCTTTCACTCTGGACCTCCTCCCTCAACTCCTCCAGAGAGTAGGCGACCACCGGAACGCCGTAGCGCCCCAGCAACTCCATAAAGGTCTGCTTCGAGTGGCCAGCCATTTTGGCTGCCTGTCCCAGGGTCACTTTGCCGACTTCATAAAGCTTTATGGCGAGCAGCAGTCGGGCTTCATCCTCGGACACCTCAAGGGGCAGCTCAACCTGCAGGACGCTCATCTTCAATCACCTCCCAGCAGTTCAAAGGCTTTCGGCACAAGACCCGCCGCTTTTTCCAGAGCCTGCGGCGGGGTGTCGACGATTTCAATGCAATTTTTGAAGGGTTCCTGTTCTGCGAATGCCCTCAACACCTCTTCCTCATTTGCCAGCACAGTGGGTCAGTAGTCGAAGAACTCATCTCAAAACTCCAGTGTTCGATTTTAGTATACTCTGTCTCTGGACAACCTGCCTGGGAGGGGAGGGCCGATGGGGTTTCAGGAGCGGACCGATGAGCAGTGGGCCTTCCTTGCGCCCTTGCGGCCGCCCAGGGCCAAAATCGGAAGACCTCGGGTGGATGACCGCAAGGTCCTCCACGGGATCCTGGATGGGCGGGTCACCGGCTGCCGGTGGCGCGATACGCCCCGCCCATATGGCGCCGATCCGACGGCTTGGCGGCGGTTTCAGGAACTCCAGATGAGTTCAAGCTACTAAGGAAGAAACCCTCCTTCAATGGCGCAAGGGCCGCGGCGAAAGCCATCCCTACGAGCACGGGAACCTCTGCCGGGGGCCGCGGGCTTGCCCCATCCGGGCCAGGAGAGGATGGAACACAGTCCCCCATAAGATGATAGACAGGCTGCCTGTCTCTCCCTCTCCTTCGAACAATCCGGGGCGCTGCCTCGTATTGAAGGACGGCTCTCTCATCCTCCCTGACCGCGCATGACAGGATAACGCGGTCCTGAGGATGCGACCTCCGGTCTTTCCCGGATCCCCGTCATGGCTTCGCCGGATCCGACCCCCGGGGCGATCCCCGAGCGGGTTCGGGGGAAAACCGGATGCGCGTTGCGCGCACGGAGGTTACGCTGGAAAAGGGCGTTCCGCATCATCCGCGCGGCAAGCGCGCAGCGCTCCCAGTGGGAGGCAGGGGAGGAGCCCATGGACCCGGAGCGCGAAGAGGAGCTGTGGGATTTCCTCCGCCAGGCCATGCGCCTGAGCGAGGACGATTTCGAGCGCCTGAAGGTCGGCGGCCTCAAGATGAACTACCTGCGGGTCTGCCCGCGCAAGCTCTGGCTCTTCGCCCACCAGGTCCGCCTGGAGGCCGACGCCGAGGCCGTGGCCCTGGGCCGCCTCACCCACGAGCGCGCCTACCGTGACCGGCCCCGCCGGAGCCTGATCCTGGAGAACCTCATCGCCATCGACGTCCTGGAAGGCGAAGGGACCATCCTGGAGGTCAAGCACGCCCCCACCTTCATCGAGGCCGCTCGCCTGCAGCTGCGCTACTATCTCTACTTCTTGGCCCGGCGGGGGGTCCACCTCCGCGGGGAGCTGCGCTTCCCCCGCCAGCGCCGGCGGGAGACGGTGATCCTGGACGCGGCGGCGGTGGCCGAGGTGGAGGCCGCCCTGGAGGAGATCGCCCGCATCGAGGCCCTCCCCACCCCGCCGGCCGCCCCCTGGACGCCCGCCTGCCGCCGCTGCGCCTACGCGCCCCTGTGCTGGGGATGAGCGGCAAAATCTCCGACGAAGAGGACCGATCGTTGCACAAACCCAGCATCAGGCGAAAATGAAGCAAGACCTAAGAACCAATCTCGCCCGCCCGGCTTCGAACCCAGAAACGGGAGGGATCGCGGATGATCCGAGATCGCCGGACCTGGGAAGCCTTTGAGGCGGAATGGCAGCGCCGGAACCCACCGGACCTCGAGGTTCATTTTCGTATCTTCGATCGTATGCTGGAGCTCGCCCGCGCGCTCCATGCCTGGCCGCCCGCGGATCCGTTAGAGGGATTAGAGGTCGATCTCCAGCTCGCCCGAGCGATCAACGCCGATGTCCGCCTCCCTGCTGAATAAACTGGCGCATGCGTTGGACCGAGAGGGCCTGCCCTATATGATCATTGGCGGGCAGGCCGTGCTGCTTTATGGGGAGCCGCGGCTGACGAGGGACGTCGACCTCACGGTGGCCGCTACGCCGGAGGAGTTCGATCGGGTGTGGCGCGTGGTTCAAGAAGCGCAGCTGCAACCCTTGATCGAAGACCCCCGATCCTTCGTCCGGCAAACCTGGGTGCTCCCCACCCTGGATGCGGAAAGTGGCCTGCGGGTGGACTTCATTTTCTCCTGGACCCCCTACGAACGAGAGGCCATCGCCCGGGCCCGGGCGGTCCCGGTTCTCGGATATCCGGTTCGATTCGCAGCCCCGGAGGACGTGATCGTTCACAAGGCCCTGGCCGGCCGCCCCCGGGATTGGGAGGATGTGCGAAGCATCCTGCGCAAGCAATCCGTGGACCCTGAGGAGATCCGCCGCTGGCTGCGCGCCTTCTCCGAAAGCCTGGGGCGCGATCTCCTGAGCCCCTTTGAGACGATCTGGGCTGAGGAAACCGGCCGAAGGGCGACGGATCGCTGAAAGCCTCACCTCGAGAAGCAGATTTCGGGAACGATGGGACGCGCGTATTATCTGTTCCGCAGCGGGCGCCTGCGACGGCGCCAGAACACCCTCTATCTGGAATGGGAGGCCGACGGCCACGCCCAGCGCCAGGCCATCCCCGTGGAGGACGTGGAGGCTCTCTTCGCCATGGGGGAGCTGGACCTCAACACCCGCCTCCTGAGCTTCCTGGGCCGCCACGGGGTCAGCCTGCACGTGTTCAACTATTACGGGTTCTACGTGGGCTCGTTCTATCCGCGGGAGACCCGGGCCGCCGGACAGGTGGTGGTGGCCCAGGCCCTCCATTCCGCGGATCCCTCCCGCCGGCTCGCCCTGGCCCGCGGCTTCGTGGAGGGCGCCCTCTTCCACATGCGCCGCAACCTGCTCTACTACCGGCGCCAGGGCCTGCCGGTGGAGGACCCCCTGACCGCCATCGAGCACGCTTTGAGGGAGATCGAAAGCTGCCCGGACGTGCCGGCGCTGATGGGCCTGGAGGGACGAGCCCGGGATGCTTACTACGGGGCCTTCCCGGCCATCCTGGACCTGGAGGGATTCCGCCGCAGCCGGCGGCCGCCGGAGAACCCGATCAACGCCCTGCTCTCCTTCGGCAACGGCCTCCTCTACGCGGCCACCCTGTCCGAGCTCTACCACACCCCCCTCCACCCGGCCATCAGCTTCCTCCATGAGCCCTCCACCGGGCGCTTCTCCCTGGCCCTCGACCTGGCCGAGATCTTCAAGCCGCTCGTGGTGGATCGCATGGCCTTCACGCTGATGAACCGCGGCGCTTTGAGCGAGGAAGATTTCCTCGAGGAAGTCGGCTTCTGTTACCTGAAGGAAGAGGGGCGGAAGAAAGTGGTGGCGGAGTTCGAGGAGCGGATGCGGGAGACCGTGCAGCACCCCCGCCTGAAGCGCCCGGTGAGCTACCGAACCCTCATCCGCCTGGAGGCCTACAAACTGGTCCGACATCTGCTGGGGATGGAACCCTACGAGCCACTGAAAGCGTGGTGGTGAGGCAATGTATGTGATCATCGTCTACGATGTGGAAGTGGAACGCGTCGCCCGGGTCTGCCAGTATCTGCGCCGCCACCTCCACTGGGTGCAGAACTCCGCCTTCGAGGGGGAGATCACCCCCGCCCGTTTGGAGCGGGTGAAGGCGGAGCTCCGGGATCTGATTGACGAGAAAAAGGACACGGTGTATCTCTACATCCTGCAGGATCCCCACGCCCTGCGCCGCGAAGTGCTGGGCCGGGAGAAAGGCTCCACCTCCACGATTGTGTGAGGAGCACGATGAGTCGGGAGATCGACAGCCCGAAGAGACAGGGGCCCGGGGACTCCCCTTACTGGATCCTGGGGGCGCTGGCCTTCGGGGTCTTCATCGCCGCGGACGACCTCACGGTGGTCAGCACGATGCTCCCCCGCATGATCGTGGACTTCGAGATCCCCATCCCCTCCGGCCTCCGGGATGCCGCCTGGATCGTCTCCGCTTACCTCATCGCCTATGTCACCGCGATGCCGCTGATGGGCCGGCTCTCGGATCGCTACGGGCGCCTCCCCCTTTACGTCCTCAGCCTGTCCCTTTTCCTCGCCGGCTCGCTCCTTGTGCTCTCCGCCCGCGCGCTCCCCACCCTCATCGCCGCCCGCGCCCTCCAGGCCTTCGGGGGCGGGGCAGTGGTCCCCATCGCCATGGCCGCCGTCGGGGATCGCTTCCCGGAGGGGCGCCGCGGCTTCGCCATCGGTCTGCTCGCCGCCA is drawn from Thermoflexus hugenholtzii and contains these coding sequences:
- a CDS encoding DUF3368 domain-containing protein; its protein translation is MKEPAVTDSTCLIILDRIGQLDILRELFEPVMIPPGVREEFGKALDWLTVVAPRNTALIRVLSTIVDEGEAEAIALASEQDCLLILDDRKARRWAKSLGLRMIGTAGLLVRAKQQGVLSEVKPVLEAMKRSNFYMHPDLEKEVLRLAGEA
- a CDS encoding UPF0175 family protein encodes the protein MSVLQVELPLEVSEDEARLLLAIKLYEVGKVTLGQAAKMAGHSKQTFMELLGRYGVPVVAYSLEELREEVQSERAGRDG
- a CDS encoding transposase, yielding MGFQERTDEQWAFLAPLRPPRAKIGRPRVDDRKVLHGILDGRVTGCRWRDTPRPYGADPTAWRRFQELQMSSSY
- a CDS encoding CRISPR-associated protein Cas4, encoding MDPEREEELWDFLRQAMRLSEDDFERLKVGGLKMNYLRVCPRKLWLFAHQVRLEADAEAVALGRLTHERAYRDRPRRSLILENLIAIDVLEGEGTILEVKHAPTFIEAARLQLRYYLYFLARRGVHLRGELRFPRQRRRETVILDAAAVAEVEAALEEIARIEALPTPPAAPWTPACRRCAYAPLCWG
- a CDS encoding nucleotidyl transferase AbiEii/AbiGii toxin family protein; amino-acid sequence: MSASLLNKLAHALDREGLPYMIIGGQAVLLYGEPRLTRDVDLTVAATPEEFDRVWRVVQEAQLQPLIEDPRSFVRQTWVLPTLDAESGLRVDFIFSWTPYEREAIARARAVPVLGYPVRFAAPEDVIVHKALAGRPRDWEDVRSILRKQSVDPEEIRRWLRAFSESLGRDLLSPFETIWAEETGRRATDR
- the cas1b gene encoding type I-B CRISPR-associated endonuclease Cas1b; its protein translation is MGRAYYLFRSGRLRRRQNTLYLEWEADGHAQRQAIPVEDVEALFAMGELDLNTRLLSFLGRHGVSLHVFNYYGFYVGSFYPRETRAAGQVVVAQALHSADPSRRLALARGFVEGALFHMRRNLLYYRRQGLPVEDPLTAIEHALREIESCPDVPALMGLEGRARDAYYGAFPAILDLEGFRRSRRPPENPINALLSFGNGLLYAATLSELYHTPLHPAISFLHEPSTGRFSLALDLAEIFKPLVVDRMAFTLMNRGALSEEDFLEEVGFCYLKEEGRKKVVAEFEERMRETVQHPRLKRPVSYRTLIRLEAYKLVRHLLGMEPYEPLKAWW
- the cas2 gene encoding CRISPR-associated endonuclease Cas2, with translation MYVIIVYDVEVERVARVCQYLRRHLHWVQNSAFEGEITPARLERVKAELRDLIDEKKDTVYLYILQDPHALRREVLGREKGSTSTIV